Genomic segment of uncultured Desulfobacter sp.:
TGCCATGAACTCTTTTAGCATGGGAACTGCGGAATGGGCAAACAGATAACAGCCGTACTCAGCCGTATCTGAAATCACCACGTTCATTTCATATAATTTTTTCCGGGCAATGAGGTTGGAAATCAGGGGCACCTCATGCAGTGATTCGTAATAGGCGGATTCGGCAATAATGCCCGCGGACACCATGGTGTCAAAGGCCAACTCCACACCGGCTTTGATCATGGCCACCAGGAGAATACCATTATCAAAATATTCCTGCTCGGGAATATCCGCCTCCTGGGAAACGGATTTCTCAAAAGCCGTATCCTGGGTCTGGTCACGCCATGTGAGCAGGTTGACATCATCATTGGCCCAGTCTTCCATCATGGTTTTTGAAAAATGACCGGTCATGATGTCGTCCATGTGCTTGTTGTACAACGGTGCCCAGATCTCTTTGAGCTGCTCGCTTAACTCAAATGCCTTAATTTTAGCCGGATTGGACAGCCTGTCCATCATGTTGGTGATGCCGCCGTGTTTCAACGCCTCGGTCACAGTTTCCCAGCCATACTGAACCAGTTTGGAGGCATAGCCTTCATCCAGACCGTTTTCAATCATTTTGTCGTAGCACAGCAATGCGCCTGTCTGGAGTACACCGCATAAAATGGTCTGCTCGCCCATGAGGTCCGATTTTACTTCGGCCACAAATGAGGACTGCAATACACCGGCTTTGTGTCCGCCTGTTCCGGCGGCATAGGCTTTGGCAAGTTCAAGGCCCTCGCCTCTGGGGTCATTTTCCCGATGCACGGCAATCAAAGTAGGTACGCCAAATCCTCTTTTGTACTCTTCTCTGACTTCGGTGCCCGGGGATTTGGGCGCCACCATGATGACGGTGAGGTCCTCGCGGATCTGCATGCCCTCTTCAACAATATTGAAGCCGTGGGAATAGGAAAGGCAGGCATCCTTTTTCATCAAAGGCATGACCGATTCAATGACATTGGAGTGCTGTTTGTCCGGGGTCAGGTTGATCACCAGATCTGCTGTGGGCAGCATCTCTTCATAGGTACCTACGGCAAAACCGTTTTCGGTGGCATTTTTCCAGGACTGGCGCTTTCCGGAAATAGCAGCTTCCCTTAACGTATAAGAGACATCCAGACCGCTGTCTCTTAAATTCAGGCCCTGGTGCAGACCCTGGGACCCGCATCCCACGATCACAATTTTTTTGCCTTTGAGCGCCTCAACCCCGTTAAATTCAGAAGGGTCCATGAACCGGCACTGGGACAGTTCTTCAAGTTGCAGCCGTAACGGCAGGGTGTTAAAATAGTTGGTGCCCATATCTTATCTCCTTAATTTTAATGTCCGAACGAGAAACCACCCATCTGGGTTGATGCAAAAAAAATTGCAATTCTCACAATCCTAAAATGACTTAGAGCCACACATTTTTTTGCCTCTTGCACCGGGAAACTTCTCGTCCAAACACTAGGTAAGTGTTGTAAATAAAATGGATTAAAACCGTCATTGCGTCAAATGAATCATTTGCAACTTTATATTGCAGATAACGAAACGATCTTTTAAAATACACCCAAACCCGATCTTTGACCATGTTAAGGCAAAAAAAATGGACTTACGCACCCTTGAATTATTTCACCACCTGGCCGGTTCCCTGCAGTTTTCCCGGACAAGCCAGAGTTGCAATATTTCACCGTCTGCCCTGACCCGGGTAATCCAGCGCCTGGAAACCGATGTGGGAAAACAGCTGTTTATCCGGGACAACCGCAGTGTGGAGCTGACCTATGCCGGACAGCTCTTTAAGAAATATGCCGAGGATGTACTCGGCCGCTTTGAACAGCTCCAGGGAGAATTATCAAAGGACGCCGTCCTGTCCGGCCAGCTGTCCATTTACTGCTCGGTGACCGCCGCATACAGTCTGCTGCCCAAGTTTATTCCCCGGTACCGGGCACTGCATCCCGGCGTTCAGATTTACCTTGAAACAGGGGACCCGGCCCAGGCCATGGACCGGCTGATGAACCGGGAAGCCGATGCCGTCATTGCAGCCCTGCCGGAAACACCCAGGGCCCAGATCAGTTTTTTAAACATGGCCGTAAGCCCCCTGGTGTTTATCGGGGCCAGGCATTATCCCGATGTTCTGGTCAAAGACGCGAACGGGGGGCCGGACTGGCAAAAATTTCCCTTAATTCTTGCGGACAAGGGCTTAAGCCGGGAGCGTATTGATAACTGGTTTGCCGAAAACGCCGTGGTCCCGCGCATCTATTCCCAGGTCACCGGCCATGAGGCCATTATCGGTTTAGTGAACCTGGGATTCGGTATCGGCCTGGTCCCGCGCCTGGTTCTTGACAAAAGCCCGCTATACCAGGATATTGTTGCACTGGACAACATGCCGGAGCTGCCGCCTTATGAAATAGCTCTTTGCACCCGGGATGCAAACCTCTCCAATCCCCGGGTCCGGGCCCTGTGGGATATCGTTGCAGGAATGGCTTGACTTCGCTTTTAAGATACTTAGTGTTTCCCTAAGATTTTATTGCAGCCATGCAATCCAATTCATCAAGTATCAAACAGCCTCGAAAATCAGCAGGAAAAAACAGTGATTCATAAACCAAAAAAAAGACTCAAGTTAAACGGTTGGTATTTTGTTTTTGTTTTTTTTATCTGTGCGGTGTTTTTATCCGGTTTAAGCCCGAACCATGCCCGGGCCGTTCCAGAACCGTTGACCATTGCCTGTTATGAGAATTATCCGCCCTATTCAGATGTAGACAACCAAGGCAAGCCCCAGGGGCTGCTGATTGATTTCTGGCGGTTGTGGGCGCAAAAAAATCAGGTGACCGTAACATTTGCCCCGGGTCCTTTGGCCCAGTGCCTTGAGCAGGTTAAAACCGGCCGTGCGGATTTCATGATCGGGCTTTTCAAATCCGAAGCGCGTTCCGCGTTTATGGATTTTTCCAAATCGTTGATGTCGGTACATACCAATCTGTATATTCAACAGGATATGGACATTGATACCATTGAGCAGCTGCCTGCCGACATTGAGGTCGGTGTGGTCAAAGATGATTTTGCGGTCTCGTTTTTTCAAACCCGGTATCCGAACGTAAAAGTTCAGCAGTTTCCCAGTGCCAAAGCCGTTCTGGAATATGCCATGGCAGGAAAAATAAAAGCCTTTGCCCTGGATTTTCCCAACGCCGTTGTGCTGATGGCCGAACATAATTCCCTGGAAGAGTTTAAGAATTTAAAGACATTGTACACTGAAAAACTCAGAGCCGGTGTGGCCAAAGGCAATAAAGGACTTCTGGAAAAAATTGACAAGGGGATTACAGCCATACCGGAAAAAGAGATTCAGGCCCTGTACAATAAATGGGGTATCGCTCCCAGACCCTTTATTCTCCAGCATCTGGGCTTGATAGCAGGAACGGTTGTGATACTGCTTGCAGGCTGCATCTTTTTCGGCATGTATGTATTCAAGCTTAAATCCAGAATCCAAAAGATGAAACAGGCCACCCCATCTCTCAATGAGGAGGAATGGAAACAACTCATTTCAGGCGGTGAAAATGACACTGTGGAATTTAAATCTTCTCTTCGCTGGAGCATTAAGGAAAAAAAAGTGGATAAGCGCCTGGAAGCGGTTGTGGTAAAAACCATATCCGCGTTCATGAATGCCCGGGGCGGCACTTTGTTCATCGGCATTAACGATGCGGGAGACCCTGTGGGCATTGAACCGGACTACGAAACGTTCCAGAGAAAACCCAACCCGGATGGATTTATGCTCAAGTTGTCCGATCTGATTTCCAAAAATCTGGGCGCCCAAAGTCATAAATTCATTGTGTCCGATATCCAACCCATGGAGGGAAAGGATGTGTGCAGAATACAGGTATCGCCTTCGGACCGGCCCGTCTATGTCACAGACCAGGGCAAAGAAGCATTCTACATCCGGGCCGGGGCATCTTCCATTCCCCTTGGCATGAGTCAGGCCCATGAATATATCAGCTCCCGCTGGTAGTTAGCGGCCCCGATCAGAAGCGTTTATTTTCGTTTGAACGAAAGAAAAATGGCCATGGGATTTACCGTATCATAATAGATACGGGTGGATGTGTCCCGGGCTGTCTCTATCTTGGTGGAAAAGGCTTCTGCGTTCTCCATGTTCAGGGGTGTTTTATCCGGGAAATAGATGTCGGAATAATATTCCGGATCATAGGGTGATAATACCACCTGCCTGGGTGTATCTGCCGCTGAAACGTGGCAGGGTATGAAAAATTCATAACAGACGATTCCGTTATCAAGCCACGCATTAAATGTTTTTATAAACTTCACATCAAAGGGCTTATCATCTATTCTGACGTGAATATAATAGTTGTAGGCAGCAATATACCCAAAGGCTTTTTCCTCAATCACCACCACTTCTCCGGCATCCAGAACCTGGTTATGGTCCGAGTCAAAATCCTCGCTGATCATGACGGAAAACATCTCGTCAAAGGTCCAGTTCACCCTGAAACCGGCCAGCCCCTGATCATCAAACACGAAACCTGTGCGCTGGGAAATGAACACATGGGGATGGGGTGTCCCGGAAATGGGAGACAGGACAATCAAACAGACAAGCAGTAACTGAAAAAAACAACTGGATCGGGGCATGGGCGCAATCGCTGTTATGGGTATCGAATTTTTTATTTATATACGTAACAACGCCTATTTTCAAGCCGGTGCAGCAGGAAAAGCACATGGGGTAAATGCGCATTCGGCACACGATTCAATTCAACCCGGTGGAACAAAACCAAAAGAGACCGGCACCCTTGAATTTGAAAAATATCTAATTATATTCCTTCGCAGTTTTTGCCGAATATAACAGCCCTCAACAGGCTGTCACAAAACAGCAACATGTAATAAAAATATCTCGGAGCCCCTATATGCAGCAAGAAAAACCCCTCCCCCCCGGTGCAATCCTCCAGCGGGACGGCCAATCATTTGCAGTCCGCATCACCCCGCCGTCTGGAAAAATCAGCGCCCAGGACCTGGAGAGAATGGCCGAACTGATCAGAACCTATGATGTGCCGGAGGTAAAACTAACCTCGGGAGAGCGCATTGGATTTTACGGCCTGACCAAAGACAATATTCACGATATGTGCGATGCCATGCCGTTCAGAACCGGCGGCCACTATGTCCAGGCATGCCCCGGGACCACATGGTGTAAATTCGGCCAGCAGGATTCCATGGGACTTGCCCGGACCCTTGAAGAAAAATTCGGGACCATGCCGACACCGGCCAAAATCAAACTGGGTATTTCCGGCTGTACCTTCAGCTGCGCAGAATCGCGGGTTCGGGACATCGGATGTATCGGTACCCCCAAAGGCTGGCGCATATTTGTGGGCGGCAACTCAGGCATGAAACCCCGAATCGCCGATGAACTGGCCAAAGAGCTCTCCACCAGGAAGCCATTGAACTTTGCCGAAAATTTCTCGAATTTTACTGTGAAACAGCGCCGGCCAAGCAAAGAACATCCCGTTTTGTTGAAAAGACCGGGATTGAGACCATCAAAGAAAAGTTAGGCATTTAGCGCCCCTCCAAATACCTTAACCATCATTCAGGAAAAATAATGGAATTAAACACAACCTTCGTAAACCCTGACACTTTAACCACCCGGCAACCCTTTAAAAAACTGTTTCCCATCCAGGAGGAAACCCTGGCTGCCATCTGCCAGAACATGGAAGTCAATGGGTTTGATCCGGTATTTCCCCTGGTGGTCTGGAAAGAGGAAAATGTACTCGTGGACGGCCACACTCGATTTACAGCCGCCAGAAACATGAATCTGGATCAGGTACCGGTGGTGTACAAATCCTTTGAGGACGAGGA
This window contains:
- a CDS encoding transporter substrate-binding domain-containing protein, which gives rise to MIHKPKKRLKLNGWYFVFVFFICAVFLSGLSPNHARAVPEPLTIACYENYPPYSDVDNQGKPQGLLIDFWRLWAQKNQVTVTFAPGPLAQCLEQVKTGRADFMIGLFKSEARSAFMDFSKSLMSVHTNLYIQQDMDIDTIEQLPADIEVGVVKDDFAVSFFQTRYPNVKVQQFPSAKAVLEYAMAGKIKAFALDFPNAVVLMAEHNSLEEFKNLKTLYTEKLRAGVAKGNKGLLEKIDKGITAIPEKEIQALYNKWGIAPRPFILQHLGLIAGTVVILLAGCIFFGMYVFKLKSRIQKMKQATPSLNEEEWKQLISGGENDTVEFKSSLRWSIKEKKVDKRLEAVVVKTISAFMNARGGTLFIGINDAGDPVGIEPDYETFQRKPNPDGFMLKLSDLISKNLGAQSHKFIVSDIQPMEGKDVCRIQVSPSDRPVYVTDQGKEAFYIRAGASSIPLGMSQAHEYISSRW
- a CDS encoding NAD(P)/FAD-dependent oxidoreductase: MQQEKPLPPGAILQRDGQSFAVRITPPSGKISAQDLERMAELIRTYDVPEVKLTSGERIGFYGLTKDNIHDMCDAMPFRTGGHYVQACPGTTWCKFGQQDSMGLARTLEEKFGTMPTPAKIKLGISGCTFSCAESRVRDIGCIGTPKGWRIFVGGNSGMKPRIADELAKELSTRKPLNFAENFSNFTVKQRRPSKEHPVLLKRPGLRPSKKS
- a CDS encoding DUF1007 family protein, coding for MPRSSCFFQLLLVCLIVLSPISGTPHPHVFISQRTGFVFDDQGLAGFRVNWTFDEMFSVMISEDFDSDHNQVLDAGEVVVIEEKAFGYIAAYNYYIHVRIDDKPFDVKFIKTFNAWLDNGIVCYEFFIPCHVSAADTPRQVVLSPYDPEYYSDIYFPDKTPLNMENAEAFSTKIETARDTSTRIYYDTVNPMAIFLSFKRK
- the ilvC gene encoding ketol-acid reductoisomerase, whose amino-acid sequence is MGTNYFNTLPLRLQLEELSQCRFMDPSEFNGVEALKGKKIVIVGCGSQGLHQGLNLRDSGLDVSYTLREAAISGKRQSWKNATENGFAVGTYEEMLPTADLVINLTPDKQHSNVIESVMPLMKKDACLSYSHGFNIVEEGMQIREDLTVIMVAPKSPGTEVREEYKRGFGVPTLIAVHRENDPRGEGLELAKAYAAGTGGHKAGVLQSSFVAEVKSDLMGEQTILCGVLQTGALLCYDKMIENGLDEGYASKLVQYGWETVTEALKHGGITNMMDRLSNPAKIKAFELSEQLKEIWAPLYNKHMDDIMTGHFSKTMMEDWANDDVNLLTWRDQTQDTAFEKSVSQEADIPEQEYFDNGILLVAMIKAGVELAFDTMVSAGIIAESAYYESLHEVPLISNLIARKKLYEMNVVISDTAEYGCYLFAHSAVPMLKEFMAGLDVDVIGKGMACEDNGVDNIRLIQVNDAIRNHPVEIVGKKLRGYMGAMKALR
- the ilvY gene encoding HTH-type transcriptional activator IlvY, with amino-acid sequence MDLRTLELFHHLAGSLQFSRTSQSCNISPSALTRVIQRLETDVGKQLFIRDNRSVELTYAGQLFKKYAEDVLGRFEQLQGELSKDAVLSGQLSIYCSVTAAYSLLPKFIPRYRALHPGVQIYLETGDPAQAMDRLMNREADAVIAALPETPRAQISFLNMAVSPLVFIGARHYPDVLVKDANGGPDWQKFPLILADKGLSRERIDNWFAENAVVPRIYSQVTGHEAIIGLVNLGFGIGLVPRLVLDKSPLYQDIVALDNMPELPPYEIALCTRDANLSNPRVRALWDIVAGMA